tatctatctatctatctatctatctatctatctatctatctatctatctatctatccatttcgacttgtgagaaaaaaaagaaaagaaaaagaaaacacaagggCTGTGTGGTGACAGTGACCTTAACTCACTTCCCCAGAAACAGTAAAAGTGAATAATTCTTCCCCCAAAAAGTAGTTCATTTTTTAGTGCACGCCGTGAGCTgctaaaaaaatgtatggcgggccacaAAGGGCCCCACGGCATGAATTTGGACACCTCAATGTACAGTATGATCTGTctgtcttatactgcccccaggtggttcAGGTGGGCAGCAGCACaacaacctttaaaaaaacagtGGTTTAATTCTTTTTATAGCTTTAaaatatttactatttttttctcatttacaaaaaaaataaaaaattcaattcatttcagtATGTAGACAGGGAACAAATTGAACTGCGCCCTTTATATAAATTTCATGAACCCTTTGTGTAATTTCCACCAGGACATATGAACCTGTTAGGTCTACCATTCAGGCAAACAAGAATCTGGTGAGTATTGATTTTCAACGGTTTGATtttcatatttaacacgtttaatcATAAAGATTTGTTTCAAAAGGTGAGGGTGCTTAATCCAGGCTTCATTGCGTATGTTCATCAAACGTGGCTGAGAAAACAACGTGGGTATCCCTCCGCAGGCATCTTGGCTGTCATTCTCGCCTTGCACATGTGTGAAGAGGTGCTttctaaatatttaaacatccatacatatgaatCATGCTATGATGGGAATCTGGTTCCTCAGTAGAATTTATGGTTCAAGCACAAAAATTagtatgtattttttcttttgtcaaccAGTTTGAAATTGGATCTAAATATTTGCCATTACAGGTCCATGTGTTTGGTTATGGAGCTGACAACAACGGAAACTGGAGTCACTATTGGGAAAAACTCAAGAATCCAAAACTCGGAACTGGATTACACTATGGAAATGAGGAGTATGATCTGATCCAAATGTTGGCTCagcataaaaaaatcaatttttttaaaaagccttttccaaaatcataaaacaaaaaaaaacattgcacaaTAGTTGCCATTGTGGGAATACattattttcaaatattgtgGCTTTTCCTTCAAATGAGTGTTAATTTAGGCTTGACAAGTTTACATTTATAGTGCTTGCAAACAGAGGATCGAAATTAATCTCACATGAAAAAGGAGTTGTCTTTTCAGCTGTATGGTATGGTATTGTggcctagtggttagcacgtccgcctctcagTTCTGAGGGCTCCGGTTTGAGTCCTGGCTCcggcatgttctccctgtgcccgcgtgggtctactccggtctcctcccacattgcaaagacatgcatggcaggttgattggtcgCTCcagattgtccctaggtgtgcttgtgagcgtggatggttgtttgtctctgtgtgccctgcgattggctggcaaccagtccagggtgtcccccgcctactgcccaaagccagctgagataggcgccagcaccccccgcgacccttgtgaggaataagcggtcaagaaaatggatggatggtattgtattcatacaaaaatattattttttttaaatgacactaTGCAACATTGCATCTTTTTATAAGCAGACAGAATCACTGGTGCCTTCATTTTCTttataaatcattttaaatacaaacgAAAGGCGGTTTATTTGTTGTGAAATTCCGTCTTCCCTGAAAGGACTGAATAAATATGTTTCCAATGCCAAATGCCAGTTTTCTTTGGGGGattgacattcaaaacaaacatgtcaaAACACATTGATAGCACAAATTTATTCAACAATTTTATTAATACAATCAGAAGACTCACAAAGTGTTAAATACAGAATCACAAACACAGTTAATACAATAAACAATGTCTCCCTGAAAGGCATGCTCAAGCAAATGTTTAttaagtgctttaaaaaaaaaaaatgtccacagaAGAGGCAGCTCTTACCTCAAATGTAGTCAAATTAACTGTTTACACAGTAAAAATCCAAGGCCAAGTGTCTGTGCCACTAAAATAGTTCAAAACAAGGAATGCAAAATTAATTTAGATTTAGTACACAACATGCATATTTTAGCACCCCCACTACATaactgcaaactacaaccacaatagCATATGCATAAAAAGGAGGCCAATATCATTTGTAAAAAGTGAAGTGTAAATGTATTATTGTACTGACGTGCCTCAAAGTGCGTGCCTGAGCGCTCAAAATAAACGTAGTGCTGCCATCTCGTGGTATCATATGGTAAGCGCAACTTACTACAACGGTCTCATCAAGTTCTCGCCAGGGttcatttttaaaagaaatatattaGCTACAATTTAGAAGAAAAACTATGGATGCACTCAGAAATTAATCAAATAGTTTTGCACTTTTCAATTAGTTCTTAAGAGTTAAGTTGGTTTGAATTTGTGTGTGGTAAGACATTAAAAGTGAACTGAGAGATTTGcttctaaataaaatatacgtTTGAAATCAATTGCTGAAAATATTAGTAGTTTTTCCaacattacaacaaaaaaagtctcataacAAAACTGAAAGGTCATTTTACTTGCTCTTGCCGGTTGTCCTGTGGCCTTAGTTCCAGGCCAGCGCACGTAAACACCCTTCTCTCAGCCACTTCTGCAGTTGATTCCAGCCGAGTGTAGGATGTTTACATGAGCTGAGCCCGGATTTGAGAAGCAAACTCGTCTTGGTCCATGGCGGCGGAGGCTGGAAGTAGCTGGCGACGGCAAACATCGGACTGAAAGCTCTGCTGGGAAGACAGCTTCCAGTCGGGGATGTTTACAGCCACTCCACTACCTGGGGACACTCAGCAGTTTCAGTTGGGGGGAATGCAAAGAACAAAAACCTTTAAagcagcaagaaaaaaaacaaaaaaacaaaagtcataaCGTTGCaatattttatgtttgtgttttaaatgctgccctcttgtggccgttttacgatcagATCTAGGAATTAGAATAGAATATTAtcgttaatattaatattttatgtacatatataagtatttctttaaaatattgGTACTTCTACTCAAGAGTTTAGTACTGGTACTGCTctccatttggaaaaaaaaaagtggtattgaaaatCCCTACTTATTATAcacacatttgtgtttacgtcctTATATACACATGGATGCATACACATTGCTTGCCAAATTAACCATTTTAGTTGTCCATTTCAACGACGCTCATTACATTTCACTTTAAAACCTAGACTTCGGTGGGGGCAAAAAAATTCTCTGACGTCACGGGCGTCATTGCAAGCGTTTCTCCGTCACCTTGGCAGCTGCGACTGCGTGACCTCTGCATGTTTACATGCGTCTTTGTCAAACGCAACAAAGCACTCTGTATTTTTCGACGTTGCCTGCTGTGACGTCATTGAACGTACACATCAGGGAAACGTTTGATGAAAGGCCAAAAAGCCACTGGTCAAAGGCTGCCTCAAAACAGCCCAAAAAGATCACTCAAACGCACGCGCACTCGCCATTTTAAAGCGTCAATGCGTCGAAATACTTCCCTTGTAGCGGGCGAGCGGGCGAAAGTAACTTTATTGCGCCAAACGGTCGCTTAAAGCCACTAAATCAAAGTGTTAGCATGTGCTAGGCTAATGGCTAGCTGCAGTTAGCTTCTCCGTGACCCTAACCTTCTGCTGCATGACGTCTCCTTACCGGGCAGAGTAAAAAGCCTCGTTCCGCCAAATCGTCGTCCATCAGAGGCCGGTGTTCTTTTTAAAAGTCATTCGGGATACGTCACGTCCACTTCGGGGCAACCTGTTGTTTATCACCCCTCCCTCCACcactacatacacacacacacaggcacacagtCCCATCTTCCATTCACATGCCTTTATTTTGACCTTATAGTTACTCGACACCAACATTGACGTCATTGTCATGGCAACGTAATCCCGCCCACCGCCGCGATGATTGGATTAGACAAATTTGCGTTTGTTTTTACACCTTTATTTAACTCAAATGAAATTTGAACATAAAtatcatattacaaaaataaacctGTAATATTTATGCAGACTTTTTAATTTGACGtgttgtaaaaaagaaaaactacagTATACAAAATATGGACATATGAAATTAACATGTAAAAGAAACAGTATACAAAGCTACTTTTttacttcaaaaaataaaaatctaagaaCAACGTGATGTTCTTTTAACGTTTTTGGGTCAAGTAGCGGAAACaaaaagattgttttttttctcatcgtaacaaaacttaaaaacaaattcGTGCAACAATACTACAATATACTACATTTTAATTgggaaaaatcaaaatcaaaagtgTTACCTGTTAacaaattagtttaaaaaaaatgctatttttatacTTAAGCAAATGTCGATCGGAAGATTAgggttttttttgctaaaacTACATAAACGTAAAATTATAAAACTTAAAACTCATACCAAGTATTACCTTTAATTAACATCCAGAAATGTTCTAAATGGGAATATGCAATTCTTGTTGAGTTAAATTAGAACAGTTGATTCAAATAATATAATTGACTTATTCGGTCAGTGGTGGTTCCATTTGCTCTAGTGCAACTGCTACTTTTCATAGTgctaatttgtttatttgtttatttatttatttatttatttatttatttgttttacacaTAATACATGTTCATAAAATATACATTACTCAGGCTCCGGCAACGTTATTAATCTGAAAAGGCCAcattccatgcatccatccattttcttgaccgcttattcctcacaagggtcgcggggaaaAGGCCACATTATGTTTTAGAATTGATTCTGCACATTAATTTTGTCGTCTCTGTGCCAAATAAGTCAAACGTCAGTCAATACATGGAAGCAATTATGTAGCAAGTGAGCCATTCGGAGTTGGATACACATTATTTGTCCAAAAACGTACCCTGTTCGATACAGGAAAGTAAAATCAAGTCCAATGTGGAATGCCACTCAGCCGAtgcccattatttttcattaacatCACTTTGACATTGTCACCTGAGTCCAAAAAGAACCCAACACACCCCCAGCCACCCTTATGGTTTTAAGGCTTGTGTGTTATATGATGGCCATCATTTCTGacatatttaatcatttatgcATCCATTACTTTAATTCGGGACTTAATTAGAACACCTTGTTTTCCGTTTGGACAGGTTTGACCTCCTTATTACCTATTAGTTACCTGAGGGGACTTGACTTGAGATTGTGCTTGCCACTAGCAAGAAATGTGGAGCTTGCTGCCTTGCCCAAGGACATACTGATTGACAAATGGGCTGTTTAAAGGCAGAGGCTACACTTCATTAAAAAAGGTAAATAGGCATAACCTCAGTTGAACGGTTTGTAAGCTGTGCATAAATTCTCCACAAGGGGGCAGACTGGAGCTGATCTATGTTCGACTGCATGGCATCCAGTTATTATATTATAGTCAGTAATGTACGTGCTTTATAACTCTTCAATAATCATGTAAATGTAAGGAAAGATTAACAAAGGCATCAAATGATCCGGGGGAGCAGAACATGAGCTCTGTAGCACCGCTTTCTCTCAAGATTTCTTAATATTTCATGTGACATATCTTCACTCGTACTTATGAAAAgccctgtcacgccgccaccggtgtgacggccatgcttttattttggtatccatgtttcctgtcttatcctgaaaatctaactctcctctcaccccaggtcacttgcccttcctgccgctcactcattaccggtccccgcccatgattatcaccacctgccaccaatcaacccacacaataaaagccacctgcattctcccctccgttgccgaagtgtcaccgtcagtgcatggaagcgtccacagtcctcatgtccttgttcctgttgcctagcgttgttgctttgtttttgtgccttttcctcccttttggagcgcctttagttaccccttttgccttgtgccctttttcctccctagcggagcgctttctgttgtccccagtaccctttgcctgttttttcctccctagtggagcgccttttgttctccattttttcccctccctgttctcctctcagtttgagaggagaccactgttggccggaaataaacctgctgccttggtggcctaccttacgcctgcgtctgagtcctacctgaccccgccttgtcagtacacttcggccagcatggacccagcaggcaggatcgaggccgcactgcagagccaggaggcccggctcaacacccAGGGccagatccaacagaccatgctgtcccggatggaggaaatgaccagccaggtccacgagctggtaagcctttcacggcgtcgagcgccagcttccaccggacaaattcctccccctgagttctctgtaccgaccacgcctttcaccggggtaggattgagactggcctccccggaacgatactccggtgaacccggacgttgTCAGACTTTTCTCACAGAATGcgacatacattttgaacagttaccacaggcatttcccacagcccgatcccgagtggccttcatggtatctcacctgacgggtcgggccaaaacctgggcgaccgcggaatgggccaggggttcctcggtctgccaaagcgtacaggactttcaaatcgctttgcgccgagtttttgatccagaaaaccatgaccgagagaaggcacgagcactgagtcgACTGCAGCAAGGCaaggaatctgtcagcgactatgcaattcgttttcgaacgttggcaacggaCAGTGGCTGGAATGCCATCGCACTccacgaccattttttgaaaggactctcaccagctattcaagagcttctggttcccgtcgatctccccgcggacttggacgccttgatttccctcgctatccggaccgatcatcgtcgccaggagctggccaagatcggcggaccgcgaaggagggaggaacccaccccctggacgcggacaccggaggccggaaggccgcgattcatcgctccttcccgaccggaaccgggagaggtggacctcgctagcgacgaacccatgcaactgggaagggctcggctttcgccggaggagaggcagcgccgacgccgagagggccgctgctactattgtggaggtcttggacacttggtggaatcCTGCTCCACAAAGGGCCACTCCCCGGTGAGTCCTCcggcaccccgacccgccaagagtcACAGACTTACGCAAATCCAGATAACCCACCACAATGTCTCCCTAgatctgccagccctcatcgactccggatcagacgaaagtctcatggactgggagctcgtaaagcaTATACGAGccgccaccgaacccctttctttgaccatccaggctcgagcgctgaatggcaaggagctcttccaaatcacccacatcactgaacctctggaagtccgaatcggacctcacgtcgagactctccgtttccatgttttccacgccgcttcccccactttggttctgggacacccttggctgtgcctacatggtcccagaatcgactggaacactggagttgtgctggagtggggaaaagactgcagctctcacaggttggaacaacccgcaccccgaaactccacagcccaggttcaccaggtgactctcgtcccaccggctcaagaagagtacccgaacttgcacactgttccctcctgctaccaccctctgcgggaggtcttcagcaagaccaaagccatgactctccctccacaccgcccatatgattgcccgatcgatctgattcccggctcaaccattcccaaggggagactgtactcggtctctggacccgaacgccaagccatgaacagttacattgacgaatccttgaaagccggcctcatccgaccgtcttcctcgcctgcaggagcaggcttcttctttgtgagcaagaaggatggatccctacgcccatgcattgactacagccccttgaatgacatcacggtcaagaaccggtacccattgccattgatgtcctctgtgtttgaccagttgcaacaagctagaatcttcacaaagctcgatctccgcaacgcctatcacctcatccggatccgcgagggagatgaatggaagactggttttaacacgccccggggacattacgagtacctcgtcatgcctttcggactcaccaatgccccagcagtttttcaggccatgattaatgaggtactaaaggactttattgatcacttcgtatacgtttacttggacgacatactaatatactctcctgacctaacgagccatcgagaccatgTAAGCCGAGTTCTGCAGCGCCTCCTGGATCATCAATTGTACGTGAAAGCGGAAAAAAGCCTGTTTCACGTCAACactatctccttcctgggattcgtcgtgtcaccgggaaaagtagagatggaggcagacaaggtcagcgccgtgcgagattggcccacgccggattcACGGAAAAGGTCCagcaattcctcggattcgccaatttttaccgtcgattcattagaaacttcagcaccattgccgctcccctacacgccttgacctccccacaagttcgtttcttttggaccccggaagccgaaaaggcattcaaagacttGAAACTTCGCTTCACCAACGCCCcaatcctcaaagttcctgaccccaaacgccagttcgtggtcgaggtggacgcctcgagcatagggattggggcagtattgtcccagcgctgccaggaggacggaaaaacacatccctgcgcattccTCTCACGGAAACTATCCAAGGCAGAACGCAATTACTCGGtaggagatcgggagcttctcgcggtAAAAGTAGCTCTtgaagagtggagacactggttggagggcgccgaacttcctttcgtgatctggaccgaccaccgaaaccTAGAATACTTACGTCAAgctaaaagactcaaccctcgacaggccagatggtctctgttttttaaccgcttcgtattctctcttacgtacagaccaggcagcaaaaacgttaAGGCTGACGCCTTGTCAAGAGTTCACGAGTCCGAGccattggaagccgagcctgagaccattctgccccgggactgcatagtcggggccatgagatggcaaatcgaGGACGATGTCAAAGAGGCGCTGCGTAacatcactccccccacgtcatgtccaccacgtcgactcttcgtgccggAAGAGCTAAggtcccaggtaatacactgggctcacacatcacggctattttgtcatcctggtgtccgcaggaccatgtatgctgttgcccggagattctggtggccggcaatggagaccacgaTAAAGGAATACGTCACTGCCTGtccgacttgtgcccgcaataaaacttcaaatcagtctcggatgggccttctccaaccgttaccgatcccatccagaccatgggcagaaatatcaatggactttgtgactggactgcccccatcccatggtaaaaccacaatcctcacagttgttgacagattctccaagatggttcgcttcattccactatccaagctcccatccaccaaaactaccgcagacatcatgatccaccacatattccggttttatggattcccgctacacatcgtctccgaccgtggaccacagttcatctcccgtttctggacgcaattctgcaaagccctaggagccaaggccaacctgacgtcaggttaccacccggaggccaatggacaggcggaaagattaaaccagc
This portion of the Festucalex cinctus isolate MCC-2025b chromosome 19, RoL_Fcin_1.0, whole genome shotgun sequence genome encodes:
- the LOC144007566 gene encoding uncharacterized protein LOC144007566, whose amino-acid sequence is MEASTVLMSLFLLPSVVALFLCLFLPFGAPLVTPFALCPFSSLAERFLLSPVPFACFFLPSGAPFVLHFFPSLFSSQFERRPLLAGNKPAALVAYLTPASESYLTPPCQYTSASMDPAGRIEAALQSQEARLNTQGQIQQTMLSRMEEMTSQVHELVSLSRRRAPASTGQIPPPEFSVPTTPFTGVGLRLASPERYSGEPGRCQTFLTECDIHFEQLPQAFPTARSRVAFMVSHLTGRAKTWATAEWARGSSVCQSVQDFQIALRRVFDPENHDREKARALSRLQQGKESVSDYAIRFRTLATDSGWNAIALHDHFLKGLSPAIQELLVPVDLPADLDALISLAIRTDHRRQELAKIGGPRRREEPTPWTRTPEAGRPRFIAPSRPEPGEVDLASDEPMQLGRARLSPEERQRRRREGRCYYCGGLGHLVESCSTKGHSPICQPSSTPDQTKVSWTGSS